In Arvicanthis niloticus isolate mArvNil1 chromosome 11, mArvNil1.pat.X, whole genome shotgun sequence, the genomic window AAAAAAGGGGCCAAATGCTGAAATAATCCTGTTAAATACATGCCAACAACATAAAACTCCCACCCTGCCTAACTTCACATAATTGTACAAATACTAACACAAGCTCTGAGTAATGGCTTCATTTCCTAAGAGACTAAACATTGAAAATATATGGGAGATGGGAACGGCAGTACAAGCTGCTGACGCAGGAGGACtgaaagttcagggccagcctgggctacagtctCAAAAATAGACACACAAGTCAGTGGGAACACAATGTCAGGCCACTTATTTGTTTGGTAGCTTTTAATATCAGTAAAAATACCAAAATGGAACTTTCTATATATAAAATACCCTCTGTAGGTTACTAACGAATGTTGTAATTACCTCTTCAAATTTAAGCTTTGTATCTTCAGATCCAGGAAAGCCACCACCAATATCAAGCAGATACATGCTGAAGCCAACTTCCGTCTAGAACCAAGAAAATTCAGAAGTCAAATTGCCAGATTCACATTTAAATGACAGATGGGTTTAAAATCTGTTATACAGAAGGCTTCTACAAGAGGCAAATTCTAGACTCAGTAGTTATTTCagacaacccctccccccacgAGGCACATGTACTTACTCCCATGTCAAATACACAGCGGGCATCTGACACTGCCTGCACGAAGGTCTCAGGGTCAGTACATCCACTGCCCACATGGAAGCTGAAATAGAAACAGGATGATGTTGGTGACTAGTTCTCAAAAATTTAACGTCTCAGTCTGCAATAACATCACTGAGATCTCACCTGACACCAATGACATCAATATTTAGTTCTTTTGCCCGTTCCAAGAGAAGCCTGCTGGTTTTGAGTGTGGCACCAAACTTAACACTGAGGCGACAAACTGCTTTGGAATCATCAGTGGCAATCCGTAAAACCAACCTAGGTGGAAGTACACCAAGTAAGTGCTCTCTCTGTACACGCTCACCCACACTCAGGATTCCCAAGTATAGTTTGTGAGTTTGCGTCTAACCCAGGGTTATTCCTATACATAGAGCTATATACTATGTATAGGAACAAAGGAACCAAGATTTGAGTCTGCCCTACAAGGCCTGGCCTTTTGTGATCAATCAGAAGACTCACTTTGCCTTTGGATGTGCTCTGGCGACTTTCATCAATTCAATTTCACTGTCAAAAGTCATCATCTGGACTCCATTACTGGCAGCATACTTGATTTGCGACACTTGTTTACATGGATTTGCATAGATAATCCTCTCTGGGGGTACCCCAAGCCCCTGCACCAACTGTATTTCAGTCTGAAAAGAGAACATCAGTGTTGGGCTATATACAGACTGAGTTTGACAAACAAAAGCACATGAAGTTCTCATGTGCACTTCAGCTTATAAATTAACACTTATTAACACAAGTGATGACTCCGTGAGGTGGGTATGCACTCTTACCTTGCTTGCACAGTCAAATCCTGTCCCGACAGCAGCTAGGGTGCTCACTATGGCTCTGCTGTCATTACACTTAACTGCGTAAAAGGGAGTAACACGGGGAAGAGCTTTTAGCCACCTCAGGTGCTTCTTTAGAATGTCTCCGAGGTCCGCAACGTAGAAAGCATCTTTATCGTCCTGGAATGAGAACAGGTTCAGGGACTTCATTAACAGTCCTGCAGCTGACCACACTGaaaaaaaccttgtcttcctTAATCAAATCCTATCCCTGTTAGCAGTTGCTGCCATGGCACGACCAACCACTAGACAGTCCACAGTCAATCAAATTCTAGTTTCTCTGGCAAGACATGCTCATTTATGGTGCTAGAAACTCTCAGCAAAGCTGCAGCTGTACTTACAGAGGAAGAGACTTCATTGATTTTTTGGTCCAGAATGTCCTTAGCAGTAAAGCCTTCATCGAGGATATGGCAGTCAAACTCTTCCTTAGTAAAGCTACTCATGGTTCTCAATGTGCCTCTGAAACAGAGTAAGCTGCAAGTGAGCATGAATGCATGCAGTCTTAGCAATGCTTCAACACAAATCCACAAGGAAACTGATACTTACACAGAAAACCTAGAGATGGAATTAATTATTGTCAGCTTCTCACAAGGCCAACTTATCCAAGAACTCTGAATGCTGTCTCCTTGGAGCGTGGAAACACTAGTGAGTAGAAACACAAGATGTTGCTATCTCCCTTGGAATCTTACCACTAAAGGCTACACACTGCAACAGTATACCAGAGTAAGCACATGAAATGAAGTACCCAGTACAGGAAGATCAACTGTGGAGTGGGAATCCTAGTGCTCAGAAGAGTGGACCCCAAACCTCTGAAGTACTCAAATACATCAGATTCCACACTGTTCAAAACTGAATGCCACAGCTCTACACACATGGAACATCTCAATCCCTGCCTCTCTCCAACACAGAATGTGCGTCTCAGAGGCATCTGCATAGAGTCCATTGATACTGACATTAGTATGTTATCTGTTCCTAtctgctttattttctgagccatTCCAGCTCTTCAGAAACTTCAAATGGCATTTCAATAACTACATGCAGCCCTAAAAATGCCTTGTCGGTTCCTACTTTAAGAATTATgttaagctgggcggtggtggcgcacgcctttaatcccagcacttgggaggcagaggcaggcggatttctgagttcgaggccagcctggtctacagagtgagttccaggacagccagggctacacagagaaaccctgtctcgaaaaaccaaaaaaaaaaaaaaaaaaaaaaaagaattatgttgATCTTTAGTGAATACAGAACATCAGGTATCTAGAACACTCACACTTAGTGAACAAACCATCAAACTTTTCCATAAGGAAACTTTTATGCAGTACTagcataaaaaagagagagagagacttcaacACAGTATATTGTTACTGTTATCATAAATCAGCATTCCAGAGCCTGTATTGCCTACCAAATGAGCACTTCTGGGAATCAACTGTCCTCAAGTGCcttctaatatccacttagttATGGATATCCAATAGCCTTATGGAAGGAATTTTTGGCCAACTTTATGACTAACAAAAATAAGCAAGATCACCACGCTTAATAAAAGATTCTGTCTGGGCCTTATGAAATGGACAACAGCAAGTGGCCAGGTAAAACTTTTCTTCCCACTGTGTGACCCACTTCAGTGCCAGCAGCTCACAGGCACGGACGCCGGGCAATGGTTAGGAGCCAGAGTTTGTTCTAGCATGGGACACTATGAGAGGCTCAGGGGGAACGAGCCTGCCATAAATCCAAATCCATGCATGGTAAAACACGCTTTAAGTCTTAGACGTTTGGCACTTCCTTAGCTGCCTAAATCTCTCCTAAGTGAAGACTAGAGAAGAGCGCCAGCCAACTGTTATATACCATTTACAACTGATGAATGGGCTTTGccagtaattttgtaattttaggtCTTAAGTATTTTCCAGGCAACCCTCCGGCTTAAACCTGGAAAGCTTTGAGATACCATTTACTATTTTGCCTAAATACATgaaatcgggggggggggggtatgttaCTAACATTTTGGTATGAGAAGAAGCTAATAGTGTGTTAAACAATTAGCACAAGAAGGTAACTCTGGAAGAGATACAagccaattaaaacaaaaaagaattccaCCAGTCAAATTCCGCCCGATCTTCGGTTTGAATAAAACAAGCCACTGCATTCTTTGTCCTCTCCCAGACATTCCTGACAGGCTCTGCTCCCCACACTTTTTCCAGTTATTGAGGGTTCCGAGTCGGgtttccgggacagccaggaacCCGGTTTCCCCTAAACCACTAAGTCATTCAAGGAGTTCTAATTCCAAGTCACAGCTGATGGGTATTCATTAGCAGTGACTCCCAAATTAGGTCTAGCAACTTCCACTTCGGGTCATCGGCTCTGCTCTGTACACGTAGCAAAACTAAAGAAAGCGCAGGAAACTGCAGAGCGGCTGCTTGCACCTGCCGCGGGCTTGCCTTCCATCATCACCCGGGCAAGAGGAGCGCCGAGCCCGGCTGACGCGATGCGGACTCCCATGGGGGATCCGAGGGCTTGCAGCCGAGGGCCAGAAGCAGCTGGCTTCAGGGCGGCGGCTCGCAAGGTCACCGGCCCTGGGCCACGTGTCCCCCGCCGGTGGCCGCAGTCCGGGCCTGGCGACACGTGGCCGCACATCCCTCCCGCGCTCCGCTCACCTCACAGCACAGTGGCGCGGCTGCCCGAACCCATGGAGAAGCCGCCGTCGAACTCCGAGGAGCGCCCGGCTGTCCGCCCGCCGCCGCCCCGTCAGCCGCCTCGTCGAGCCCGCCGCAGACGCCGACCCGAGGTGGCGCCGAGCTGCTGGCTGAGGGCggccggcggcggcggctgcaGGGATTGACAAAGCCCGACGGTGCGACGCGCCGCTACTTATACGCCAAGCACGTCGTCATGGAGACGCACCAGCTCAAACCAGCCGTGATCGGTTCCGGCCGGGAGGcgcgggggaggggcggggacTCCTTGGCGGCCAACCCCGGTCCGGGCGCCGGAGGCGGGAGGCGCGGGCCCGGCGCGTCAGTGGGGCGGGGCGCAGCGCGTGCCCACCCACCCGCTCATCCGCCCGCGCTCCCCGCCCGGCCTCGTGCCGGATACTCCCTGCGGCAGGCCCGCGCACGCGCACCACACCACCAGTCCTGGCTGCCAGCACGCCGCAGGGCCCGATGGGCAGCGGGCGGGAGTCGGCCGGGACATGCGCACTTGGACTCGGTCGTCTCCGCTCTCCTACGCACACACCCTCTCCCCTTCCCGGCTCCTAACGGCTGAGCCCAGGCCTGGAAGACTAGCAAAACTCTTCCTCTGCATTGCATTCAGCGTGTGGTATTCCCTAAGCGGGGCAGGCGGGATCTCAGGTGCAAGCCGAGGATGGCTGGGTCGGGAGTTGTGTGCGGGCCACGGAGACTAGACTTTTGGCGCAGACTGACCCGGCCTCAGGACCAAGCTTATGCATGAAAGCTTGCTGAGAGACAAGCCCGCAGAAGCCGGCGAGCCACTCTGTTATGTTGGTGGCTTCCAACTAGATATTAGGCACCAGTTGCATTCTAAGATACGCCTTCTATTTTAGCAAGAGTCGTACTAAAAGGCGTGTTAGGGGCAAGGTAAGAGGTTGTGGGGTTTCAAGCCACCCGCTGTCTTTCAGGGTAGCTGCAAGTAATACACTTTGAGAAGCCTGGACCCGAAAAGAGTCTGGGTAGTGAATTTGTATCCACCAAAGTTACATTGTTAAAGAACAAGTTGGACTGACTGGGTACTTACATATTCCGTATTGGAAAGACACAGGAGTATTCCAATTTGTTACTATGTATACACTGTTAATGGTTTGTTAATTCTCAGTTAAAACCCCTCTCCCAGCCCAGACCCTGGGATACCAGAAGAGTACCAACAAAAGCTAACTTGAATCACggcaaagcaaaggaaaaaactTGAAGTAGCTTTTCAAAGGGCCAGGTGACCCACGCCTTTAGTCCCCccgcactcaggaagcagaggcaggctttttggtttttttgtttggtttgagttgTTTTTGAGACCTGGCTTCtcgttgtagccctggctatactggaactcgatctgtaaaccaggctgtccttgaattcaaagatctgcctgcctctgccttgggaatgctgggattaaaggtgtgtcccttCACTGACCAGCTAGATCTCTATAAATTTGAGACCAGCATGGTATACAaagagttccagaccaaccaaagctacatactgagaccctatcacaaaaacacagcaaaacaaacaatatccttccccccacccccccaccccccgcttttCTTCAGACGTCCCTAGAGGAAATCCACAATCTAGCCCCACTCCCAAATTGTTGTGCGGGTTTTGTGCAAGTCCCCTTCCGCCTTGGTCTCGTGTACCCAAGGGTCTTTTACAACCACAATGTCCTGGGAGAAAACCTTGGTACCCACTTCCAGGCCTGGGGCATAGTCCgtgaatatttgttgaatgagtgaatgaactaACGAACGAGTGATTCACTTCTCCCTGAATCATGGCTTCTGCAGAAAGAAGCAAGAACCGCAAAAGCATCAAGCAAGATATCCATACAACGATGAGATGGGCATTACACTCTTCTCTTGGGCACCTTACTCTtccttatttttatataatcCAGGAGCAGTCACAGCAGAAGGGTATGGGATTCTCCCCTAACAACTCCTTTCTTCCCCGAGGACAGAATTAGTTGCTCTGACCCATCAAAGAACACACAGCCTCAAGCATTCAATTAGCATCTTTATCTCTGTGCTGGGAGATAATCATAGTGTTTTAGTTTTGGAAACCTTACCTGGGAAGGAGA contains:
- the Odc1 gene encoding ornithine decarboxylase; amino-acid sequence: MSSFTKEEFDCHILDEGFTAKDILDQKINEVSSSDDKDAFYVADLGDILKKHLRWLKALPRVTPFYAVKCNDSRAIVSTLAAVGTGFDCASKTEIQLVQGLGVPPERIIYANPCKQVSQIKYAASNGVQMMTFDSEIELMKVARAHPKAKLVLRIATDDSKAVCRLSVKFGATLKTSRLLLERAKELNIDVIGVSFHVGSGCTDPETFVQAVSDARCVFDMGTEVGFSMYLLDIGGGFPGSEDTKLKFEEITSVINPALDKYFPADSGVSIIAEPGRYYVASAFTLAVNIIAKKTVWKEQSGSDDEDESNEQTFMYYVNDGVYGSFNCILYDHAHVKALLQKRPKPDEKYYSSSIWGPTCDGLDRIVERCNLPEMHVGDWMLFENMGAYTVAAASTFNGFQRPNIYYVMSRPMWQLMKQIQSHGFPPEVEEQDVGTLPMSCAQESGMDSHPAACASARINV